A window of Kribbella voronezhensis genomic DNA:
GAGAAGCTGATCGACCTGCTGCGTCACGGCGGTTCGGTGGTCGAGTCGCTGCACGAGGCCGGCGTACCGAAGGCTTCGATCGACTTCGCGGCCACCACCTGGGACATCATCGAGAACCACCCGGTGCACTGCCAGGCCGCGGCGTTCGCGTTCGGCCGCGAGGACCTGATCCCGGACATGTTCACCCAGGTGGTCGCGGTGAACGAGCGGTCGAAGAAGCTGAACACCTTCGTCGACTACCTGGAACGCCACATCGAGGTGGACGGCGAGTTCCACACCCCGATGGCGATGCAGATGGTCGCCGACCTGTGCGGTGACGACCAGGCCAAGTGGGACGCCTGCGCGGACACGATCAACACCGCACTGGCCGCCCGCGCCCGGCTCTGGGACTCGATCCTTGTCGCGATCAAGGGCTGACTGATGACGTCCGTCGACCTCTACCGGACCGTGCGGTTGATCCGCCGCTTCGAGGAACGCGCGATCGAGTTCGTCCGGTCCGGGGAGATCGTCGGCGGCATCCACCCCTACATCGGGGAGGAGGCCGTCGCGGCCGGCGTCTGCGCGGCGCTCCGGCCGGACGACCTGATCACCTCGACGCATCGCGGGCACGGGCATGTGCTGGCCAAGGGCGTGAACCCGGCCCGGATGTTCGCCGAGTTGATGGGCCGCGAGTCCGGGCTGAACAAAGGCCGCGGCGGCTCGATGCACGCGGCCGACTTCGGGCTGGGCATCCTCGGCGCCAATGCGATCGTCGGGGCGGCCGGTTCGATCGCGACCGGTGCCGCCTGGGCGCACCGGCGCCGGGGACGCGACGTCGTCGCGGTCAGCTTCTTCGGCGACGGCGCGATGAACGAGGGGATGTTGCTGGAGGCATTCAACCTGGCCGCGCTCTGGCACGTCCCGGTGCTGTTCGTCTGCGAGAACAACGGCTACGCCACCACGATGCCGGTGGCGGGTGCGGTGGCGGGAAGCATCACCGGCCGGGCCAGGGCGTTCGGGATCCCGGCCTTCACGATCGACGGCCAGGACCCGGAGAAGGTGCTGGCGGCAACGACTGCCGCGGTCCAGCGGGCCCGGGCCGGCAAGGGACCGACGTTCCTCGAATGCCTGACGCACCGGCTCGACGCACACCACACGTTCGAGCACCGGGCGCGGCTCAGCTACCGCTCGGCCGAAGAACTCTCCGCTGGGTGGTCGCGGGACCCAGTGGAGATCCAGGGCGCTCGACTCGCTGCCGAAGATCGGGCAGCAGTCGATGCCGAGGTCGAGGCCCTGCTCGACGCGGCGGCCGGGATCGCTTTGGGCAGTGCCCATCCCGACCCGGCTGCCGCTCTTGAGTACCTCTACGCCAGTCCCGAGGTGATGCGCTGATGCCCAAACTGTCCTATTTGAAGGCGCTGAACCGCGCGCTCGGGGACGAGATGGCGGCCGACTCCGATGTCTTCGTGCTCGGCGAAGACATCAGGGTGGCCGCCTCGAACCTGACCGCCGGGCTGTTCGACCGGTTCGGGCCCGAGCGGGTGCTGGACACCCCGCTGTCGGAGCAGGCCTTCACCAACTTCGCCACCGGAGCGGCGCTGGCCGGGATGCGGCCGGTGATCGAGTTCCAGATCCCGTCGCTGCTGTTCCTGGTGTTCGAGCAGATCGCGAACCAGGCACACAAGTTCTCGTTGATGACCGGCGGCCAGTGCAAGGTGCCGGTCACGTACGTCGTCCCGGGGTCGGGCTCGCGGACCGGGTGGGCCGGGCAGCATTCGGACCACCCGTACAGCCTGTTCGCTCATGTCGGGGTGAAGACGGTGGTGCCGGCGACTCCGGCGGATGCCTACGGGTTGCTGTTGTCGGCGATCCGCGACGACGACCCGGTGGTGGTGTTCGCTCCCTCGGGGGCCCTGGGTGTCCGCGAAGATGTCGACTTCTCGACTCTGGCGCCGGTGCCGCTCGGCGTCGGCCGGATCGCGCGCAGTGGCAGCGATGTGACGGTTGTTGCCCTCGGCCACCTGGTGCAGGACGCCTTGGCGGTGGCCGACGAGCTTGCTGGTGAGGGCGTCTCGGTCGAGGTCTTCGATCCGCGCACGGTGTATCCGCTCGACGTCGAGGGCCTGGCCGCTTCGGTGGCGAGGACTCGCCGGCTGGTGGTGATCGACGACTCGAACCGGACCAGCGGGTTCGGCGCCGAAGTACTGGCGGTCGCGGCCGAACGGTTCGACCTCGCGGCGCCACCACGCCGGGTCACCCGGCCGGACGGCGCGGTCCTGCCGTTCGCGCTCGCCCTGGACCGAGCGGTCCAGCCTGGACGGGATCAGCTGCTCGCAGCGGTCCGCGGCGTACTGACTAGTGGGGGACATCGATGACGGAACGACCAGCCGTGCGCGAACTGTGGCCGGAGCTCCCGGAGCACGTGCGCGAACGGTTCCTTGCCTACGGCCACAAGTACTGGTCCCAGGTGTACGAGGACGTGGCGCTGCAGAACCAGGACTGGATCCCGCTGCGCTCACCGGTCGCCACCCACGCGGCGTACGCGGAGATGAACCGGGTGACCGAGGCGGTCTCCCGGCTCGTGCTCGAAGCATGCCGGCGCCGGGCCCGTACGGCGGGAGAGTTGCGCCGCGTACTCGGCGTACCGGAAGGCCGGATCCAGTTGCTCGACGAGAGCGAGCCGCTGACCGGGCGGCTGATCAACGCGATCCGGTCCGACCTGCTGCTCGAACGGGGCGTACCGCGGATGGTCGAGTGCAACGTGGAGAGCGCGCTCGGCGGGGTGCTCGACGCCGACGGCGTGATCAAGCGGTGGATGGATGTGTACGTCGACGAGCCGCTGTTCACCGGAATGGGTGCGGCCGCGCCTCCGTCCGCCGTGGACGCCCGGTTCGACGCGATCCGGGCCGACGTGGGGCCGGGGAAGACCACGGCGATGCTGTTCACCGCCGGTGGCGGCTATCCCGGGGCGGATCGGCCCAACTACATGATCAACCGGCTGATGCCGTTCGCGGACCGTGGTCGCGAGCTGGGGGTCGACCTGATCGTCTACCCGGTCGAGTGGGTGGAGCTGGACGACCAGAACCGGCTCAAGGCGGGCGATCGGGTTCTGGATGCCGTCTGGCGGATGTTCGTCCCGCCGTTCGTCAACGACAGTCCCGGGATGGAGGCGGTCCGGACCGCGAACGCGGCCGGCACCTTCCAGATGTACCTGCCGACGGCGGTCTGGCTGCTCAGCAACAAGACGATCTTCGCCTGGCTCTGGGAGGACCTGGACCAGCTGACCGAGGAGGACGCCGAGGTGGTCCGGGCGACCATCCCGCGGACGTGGGTCTACGGTCCCGAGCTGCGGCAGCGCACGATCGACGAGCGGGAACGGCTGGTCTTCAAGCCGACCGACGACTACGGCGGCCACGGTGTCTTCATCGGTCCGCTCACCTCGCCGGAGGACTGGCAGACCGCGCTGGACACGGCGGACGGGCCGCACATCATCCAGGAGCTGATCGAGGCCGATCCGCTGACCATGCAGTTCCTCGAGCCCGAGACCGGCGACGTCGTCGAGGCCGAGGTCTCGTACTGCGTGTCGACCTATCTGTTCGACCGCATCCCGGCCGGTGTCTTCAGCCGGTTCTCGCCGCCTGGTGCCGGTGGCGTGGTGAACCTGACCCAGGGCGCGCTCACCGGCGGCCTACTGCTCGTGAACGACTTGGAGGCCTGAGATGACGACCCCCGACCTGACTTTCGACTGGCTGCAGACACCCTTCGACCACTGGGAGCAGTTGCCACAGGCAACAAAGGATGAGGTGCTGGCGGCCGGCGCGGAGGACTGGAGCAAGGTCTTCGCCGGCGTACTGACCTTCAACAAGTCCTGGCGACCGCTTCGCCCGGTGCTGATCGAGCAGGCCAAGTACGACGAGTTGGCGCGGGTGATGGACCGGCTGCTCCAGCTGATCCTGGAGACCGCGATGCGGCGGGCGACGACGGCTGGTCAGCTGCGCAAGCTGCTCGGTACGCCGGACGGCCTGATCGAGTACCTGGACGACGAGGAGGTGCTCGACGAGCACCTGATCCAGTCCGGCCGCCCCGACGTCCTGGTCTGCGACGGCGTACCGAAGTTCGTCGAGTTCAACATCGGCAGCGAGGTCGGGTGCGTGTGGGACACGGAGAAGGTGTCCACCCGGTTCCTGGAGATGTTCACCAGCCGCGGGCTGGAGCGTTCGGTGCCGGTGCAGGCACCACCGTCGCCGATCGACGGCCGGTACCGCGCGATGATGAAGTACCTGGACCTGAAGCCGGGGGACCGGCTCACGATGGTGATGCGGACCGACGGCGAGTACCCGGGCAACGACGACATCCCCGCGCTGGTGCGGATGCTCGATCCGTTCGTCGAGCGCGGTCAGGCGCTCGGCATCGACATGGACTGCGTGCCGATCCAGTGGCTCTCGATGGATTCCGAGGGCCGGCTCAACCACGACGGGCGGCCGGTGGAGTCGGTCTTCCGGCTCTACGTCTGCACCGACATGCCGCAGAACCCTGGCCAGGCTGCGCTCAAGGCCGCGGTGAAGGCCGGTACGTCGAAGATCTTCACCTCGTCGGCCGGCTGGCTGCTGGCGAACAAGCTGCTGCTGACGTGGCTGTGGAGCGACCTCGACCAGCTCGCCGCGGAAGATCAGGAGCTGGTACGCCGGCACGTCCCGTGGAGCCGCATGCTGACGGCCGACCTGGTCGACGACGCCCTTGCCAGGCAGGCCGAACTGGTGCTCAAGCCTGCCGACGAGTACGGCGGCTCGGGGGTCCTGGTGGGCCACGAGACCGACCCGGACGAATGGCGAGCAGGCCTCGCCGAAGGCGTTCGGCGTGGCGACTTCCTGCTCCAGGACTACGTCCGGCCGGATCGCCTGACGATGGACTTCACCAACCTGGAGACCGGTGAGCAGCTGCGGACCGACGTGCCGTACTCGGTCGGGCCGTACACGTTCGGACGGCAGTCCTTCGGGTGCTTCCTCCGCGTCGGGTCGCACGAGCACGGCGAAGTACTGAATCTGAAGCGGGCCGTCCATGTCACTGGGCCGCTGCTGGTGTCGCCGCGATGACAGCGTTCGACTGGGCCGACCGGCCCGGTTTCGATGCCTGGGGCAACTTGGCGGACGGCCTGCGAGCCGACATCCTGGCGGCCGGTGGGACGGGGTGGCAGGACGTCTTCCACGAGATCGCCACCTACAACGAGACCTGGCGCCCATTGCGGCCGGTTCTGATGGACAAGGCGTGGCTGGAAGAGCTTTACGCGCTGAGCGACCGGATGCTGCAATTGCTGTTCGACTGCTGCCGCCGCCGGGCCAGTACGGCGGGGGAGCTGCGGAAACTGCTCGGGATCCCGGATGGCCGGGTCGAGTTCCTCGACGACTCCGAGCCGCTCGGCGAGCACCTGCTGATGTCGGGCCGCCCGGACATCCTGCTCACCGACGGCGTACCGAAGTTCGTGGAGTTCAACGTCGGCAGCGATGTCGGCAGCGTCTGGGACTCCGAGAAGGTCTCGGCCCGCTTCCTCGATCTCTTCCGTACGACGGGGTTGGCGGACCGGCTTCCGGTGGAGGCGCCGCTGTCGGCGGTCGACCGGCGTTACGCCGCGATCCGCGAGACGCTCGGGTTGCCCGCCGGCGCCCGGCTGACGATGGTGTTCCGGACGGATGGCGAGTATCCGGAGTCGCACGATCCGGAGAAGCTGGTCGAGTTGCTGCAGCCGTTCGTCGTACGGGGGCGTGAGAACGGCTACGACATGGACGTGCAGCCGGTCGACTGGCTGACGCTGGGGTCCGATGACCAGTTGATCGGCCGGGGGCGCCGGGTCGAGGCGATCCTTCGGCTGTTCGTGTGTTCGGAGATGTCGCCGACCGTCGGCTTGCGGGCGATCAAGGACGCCTTGCAGGCCGGGACGGCGTCGTTGTTCACCTCTGCCGCGTCGTGGTTGATCAGCAACAAGTTGGTGTTCGCGTGGTTGTGGGAGGACGCGGCTGAGCTTCCTCCTGAGGATGCTGCCTTGGTTCGTGCGCACCTGCCGCGGACGCGGATGCTGACCTCCGCGCTGGTGCCGTCCGTCCTGGCTGAGCGGGAGCAGTTGGTGCTCAAGCCCGCGGACGAGTTCGGTGGCTCGGGAGTTGTGGTCGGGCGGGAGGCGTCGCCGGAAGAGTGGACGGCGTTGGTTTCGGAGGGCGTCACTGAAGGGCTGCACCTGGTGCAGGACTACACGCGTCCGGACCGGATGACGATGGACTTCGTGCACCTGGAGTCCGGGGTGCACGAGGAGGCCCAGGTCCCGTTCTCGATCGGGCCGTACACCTTCGGCCGGCAGGGAGCCGGTTGCTACGTCCGAATCGGGAGCCAGGGCGAAGGTGAGGTCCTGAACCTCAAGCGCAACGTGCACGTCACCGGCTCGCTGCTGCTCGGTGACGCGTGATGTCAGCGGTACTCCAGTACCCGTGGCCCGACCGCCGGTTGGTGGATCGCGCTTCTGGTGAGGCCGGCGGCGGTCGCGAGTTCGTCGTACTCGGCCAGTGTGCGCTCCCGGCCGTGGCCGAGGACGAGCATCAGCAGGTCCATCGAGGCGAAGGCGATCGGCGAGGTCTCGGCGGACTCGACCACCAGCACGCAGCCACCCGGCTTGAGGGCCCGGGCGGCCTGGCGCAGCGCATCGGTGGCGGCCTCGTCCTCGAAAGAATGCAGCAGATAGCGGAACACGAAGACGTCCGCGCTGGGCAACTCGAGCTCGAACAGATCACCGGCCAGTACGTCGGTGCGCTCGGTCAGCTGCTTCGCTCGGAAGCGTTCCAGAGCAGCGGGTGCACTGACGGGCAGGTCGACCAGGGTGCCGCGCAGGTGCGGGAGTGCTTCGAGCAGGCCGACCAGTTGGGCACCCGTGCCGCCGCCGACGTCGACGACATGCCCGTACGCCGACCAGTCGAGCGCGGCCGCGAGCAGCGGCGCCTCCTGGACGGCGCGGATCTCCATCAACTCGTCGTACGACCCGGCTGCCTTGGGATCGAGGCTGGTCTTGTTGCCGGCGGCAACCGGCCCGCCGGCTTTCACGGTGCCGAGCAGCTCGAAGAAGGCACGGTCCATGTGGCCGCCGAAGCCGTCCAGGTCCAGCCAGCGGCGCAGGCCGCCGGGTGCGTCGTCGAGCAGCCACTTTCCGGACTCGCCGAGCTCGTATCCGGTGGCGGTGCCGCTGAAGATGCCGCGGGCAACCAGGTAGCGCATCAGCCGGCTGAGGGCCTGCTCGTCGGCTCCGGCCTTGTCGGCCAGGGCGCTCAGCTCGATCGGGCCGGCGGCGAGCAGATCGGCCAGTCGCAGGGTGGCGGCCGCCCGGAGCGCCATCGGCGGGATCAGATCGGCCATCGCGGCCAGCTCGGCGGGACCCAGTGGGTCGGTCATCCTGACTCTCCTGTCGATTGCGCTACGGGGGTCTGCTCGGGCTTCTGTGCGGCGCCGCGCAGGTGTCTGGCCAGCGGGATCACGGTGGCGGCCAGCAGCACCAGTGCGGAGACGAGGATGGTGGCCTGCAGCCCGATCCCGGCGACGGCCGCGCCGGTCAGTGCGCTGCCCAGCGGGATGCCGGCGACCGCGACCGCACCGACGACGCCGAAGACCCGGGTCTGGAGCTCGACCGGGATCCGCTCGTACAGCACCGCGCCGACGACGGGATTCACGCCGGCCATTCCGAGGCCCGCGAAGAATGTCACCACCAGGACCACGGTGAGGTTGCCGGTGAGGCCGAGGACGAGAATCTTCGGCGCCCCGCCGATCGCCGCTCCGACGAAGAACGACAGCATTTGCGGAATCTTTGTCGCAAAGATCGTGAAAAGCAGGTTGCCGGCCAGCGAACCGGCCGCGAAAACTCCCATGATCCAGCCGAGTCCGGTCGCCGAGCCGAATTCCTCGCGAACCCACAGCGGCAGCAGCACGACGCCGTTCGCGTATTGGAAGAAATTAACCATGAACAGCATTCCGAGCATACCGAGCAGAATGCGGTCGGAGCGCAGGAACGCGAACCCGCCGGTCAGGGCTCGCCAGTACGGCTCCTTGGCCGGTGTGGCGGTTTCGGGCTCAGCTGCGGGGTTGACCAGCAGGCCGACCAGGAGCGCCGCGACGGCGTACGTGCCGGCGTCGAGCCAGATCGTGTGGTGGGGCCCGATGGTTGCGACCAGGACGCCGGCCAGTGGGCCGCCGATCAGCCCCGAGGTGCGGTTCATCGCCTCATATGCGCTGGTCACGCGCAACATCGGGATGCCGGACTCGGCTGTGGTGGGACGCAGCAGCACGTGCTTCGTGCGGTCGCTGACGCCGCGCAGACCGCCTGAGACGCCGATCAGCAGGCAGAGTTGGACGAAGCCGAGTTGGCCGATCGCGGCCACCAGGCCCATCGCCACCGCGGAGCCCAGGTCGCAGCAGACCGACGTACGGCGCATGCCGAAACGGTCCGCGATCGGTGCCGCGAGCACGCTCGTCAGCAGGTACGGAATCATTTCCGACGCGGCCACCAGGCCCATCTTCGCGGCACTGCCCGTGCTGATCAGGACAAGCCACGGAATTGCCACCAGAGAAAACCGGCTGCCGAATGTCGAGAACACATCGGCGGTGAGTAGTGCGTAAAGACCGAGTCGTTTGCCCCGGACCTTCTCCGGCATGGTCACCCCCTGCTGCGTCGAGACCGCCCCCGAGGCACACAGTACGACATGGAAAAGGTTCAGGTAAGTGCTCCGGTGGGGGATTCAGCGGAGATTTGGAGAATGCCGAGGCTGCATTTTGCCGCGCCCGGAAACGGGTGCACTCAGGGGAGGAAGACATGACGGAGATCACTGGGGACGCGGAGCGGATCGTGGCGGCGCTGGCGGCCGGTGGCGGGCAACTGGACCCGTACCCGCTGTACGCCGAGCTGCACGAGCTGGGGCAGGCGAGCGCGTTGACCTCCGGCAAGCTGCCGTACGCCGCGGCCGCCTACGGGTACCGGGCGGTCGACCAGATCATGCGGGACGCGACCTTCGAGGTGCACGACGCGCTCCGGCTGGAGCCGATGAGCCCGACCTGGCGCGAGCACCCGGTCCTGGTCACGTTGATGAACTCGATGATGTTCAGCAACGGCGACCGGCACGGCCGGATGCGCGCGCTGTTCCGCAAGGTGTTCACGCCGCGCCGGGTGCAGGAGATGGAACCCGACGTGATCGCGATCGCCGCCGAGCTGCTGGACCGGATCGAGCTGCTGGGTGCGGGGGGCGCCGAGGTCGACTACATGGCCGAGTTCGCCTATCTGCTGCCCGCGCGGGTGGTCGGCCGGCTGCTCGGGCTGCCGGACGACGACATCAGCTGGTTCCGCGCGCAGGTGGACGTGATCAACGACTGGCTGGACTTCCGCCGCAAAGGGCCCGAGGTGCTCGCCGCTGCCGATCAGGCGGCCGCCGACATCACGACGTACTACCTGGATCTGATCGCGCAGCGCCGGGCGAAGCCTGAGGGAGACCTGATCAGCGACCTGACCCGGGCGGTTGCCGACGGCACCCATCAGGTGACCGATCTGGAGCTGGTCGGCAACCTGCTGGTGCTCTTCAACGCCAGCTTCAGCACCACGATCCACCTGTTCGGCAACGCGCTACCGCTGTTGCTGGGTAGTTCTGACGGGCGGGCGCAGCTGTTGAAGGACCCGGCGGCGTACGTCGAGGAGGTGCTGCGGTACGACACCCCGGCGCATGTGTTCATCCGGCTGGCGAGTCGGGACACCGAGTTCCTCGGCGTACCGCTGAAGGAGGGGCAGCTGGTCGCAGTACTGACGGGGGCGGCCAACCGGGATCCGCGGCGGTTCGCCGAGCCGGACCGGTTCGATCCGGACCGGCCGGACAACCAGCCGATCAGCTTCGGTGCCGGCGCGCACTACTGCCTGGGAGCCGCACTCGCCCGGACCGAGGCGCAACTGGCCCTGCCGATGGTCGTCGAGCGGTTCCCGCAGTTGGCACTCGGCAGCGAGCCGGTCCGCACCGACCAGTTCATCCTGCGCGGCTACAAGTCGCTGCCGGTCACCGTCTCGTCGCTGGTTACGGCCGGGGGTAGTGCTGATGCATCAGGGTGATGTCCTTCAGTTCCGCGTCGCGCGGCATGTCCAGCACGTTGCGGATGGTCCGGGCCATCGTCTCGGGCTGCACCCACTCGTCCGGCTGGTACTCCTTGCCCTCCTGCGCGTGCACCTTCGCCTGCAGCGGCGTGGCGACGCGGCTGGCGAAGATGCTGCTCACCCGGACCCCCTTGTCGAACTCCTCCAGCCGGAGCGTCTCGGCGAACGCCTTGAGGCCGTACTTGCTCATCGTGTAGCCGATCCAGCCCGGCCACGGGTAGAGGCCGACGAGCGAGTTGACCAGTACGACGGTGCCGCGGCCTGCCCGGAGCGCAGGCAGGGCGAGCCGGGTCAGCTCGGATGGGCCGACCAGGTTCACCTCGAGATGCTCGCGGATGATCGCCGGGTCGCTGTCCTCGAACGGGCGGCCCTCGCAGATGCCGGCCGCATGCACGACTCCGGCGAGACGGTCGGGGAAGGTGAGCGTGCCGGCCAGGGTGTCGGCGTGGCCGATGTCCCCGGTCAGCACCTGGCTGCCGGGCAGTTCCACGGCCAGCTTGTCGAGCGCTTCGCGGTTGCGCCCGAACAGCACCAGGGCGCGGCCATCGGCGTACAGCAGCCGGGCCAGTGTGCTGCCGATGCAGCCCGAGGCGCCGGAGATCAGGATCGCGTCGTTGTCAGCCATGGCCGGACTGTAGACGAAGTCGGGCATTTTCGGCAGTGTTCGGAAATCACCATCAGGGGATCACCGTGAGCGAGGAGCAGCCAGTGTCGAGTGCGCCCAACCCAAATGTCATCTACCCATTCTCCGATCGTCGGCGCACTGTTTTCCTGAAACCCCTGATTACGGTTCCCTATGTCCAAATCGGGGAATTCACCTATTACGACGACCCGGATGACGCGGCCGGTTTCGAGCGCAACAATGTGCTTTATCCGTTCGGCCCGGAGAAGCTGATCATCGGCAAGTACTGCCCGATCGCGGCCAAGGCGACCTTCCTGCTCTCCTCCGCCAACCACCCGCTGGTCGGCGTGACGGCGTACCCGTTCTTCATCTTCGGCGGCGAGTGGGCCGAGCGGACCCTCGAGCCTGCCCTGGGCGCCCCACGCAAGGGCGACACGGTGGTCGGCAACGACGTCTGGATCGGGTACGGCGTCACCGTGATGCCCGGCGTGACGATCGGCGACGGCGCGATCATCGCCACGGGAGCCGTGGTGACCACCGACGTCCCGCCGTACTGCGTCGTCGGCGGCAACCCGGCGCGCGTCATCAAGCAGCGGTACCCCGAGGAAGACGTCGCTCGCCTCCTCCGAGCCGCCTGGTGGGACTGGCCGGTAGAGCTCGTCACCGAACACGCCCACACCATCTTCACCGGCACCCCGCGGGAGGTCGAGGAGATCGCGCTCAAGGCGGGGTTGGTGGAGGAGGAGTAGGGGCGTGTAGCCCACGCCACCACCCCGCCCATGCGGGGTGCCTGGGCGGCGATCGTGCTGTGACGCACGAGCCGAGATGCCGCTGAGCTGCACACCTGGAAGACAGGCCTGCGAGCTCGCACCAGAGCGCGCAGTAGCTACCGGGTGGCTCGCCTTGGCGACTCCCGCACCTTGGCCACCGCGGCGATGCGCCGGTCCGAACCCGCCTTCCCTCACCCGCACATGACGGCGAGCCCGAGCCAGGCACCCACCAAGCGGGCGACGGAGGAACCCGCGCCTAGGGGTGGGAGCCAGCCGCCGGAGGACGCGACGCAGGAGCGCCCGTGGGCTAC
This region includes:
- a CDS encoding DUF3050 domain-containing protein codes for the protein MSRYDWGQTHPGIEQLEKAVGAARDKVVQHPLYANLDTHESLVTFMEHHVFAVWDFMSLLKSLQRELTCVTVPWIPTEHTSSRRLINDIVMVEESDELATADGRPGFISHFELYVNGMHEAGADSTAIEKLIDLLRHGGSVVESLHEAGVPKASIDFAATTWDIIENHPVHCQAAAFAFGREDLIPDMFTQVVAVNERSKKLNTFVDYLERHIEVDGEFHTPMAMQMVADLCGDDQAKWDACADTINTALAARARLWDSILVAIKG
- a CDS encoding thiamine pyrophosphate-dependent dehydrogenase E1 component subunit alpha, with amino-acid sequence MTSVDLYRTVRLIRRFEERAIEFVRSGEIVGGIHPYIGEEAVAAGVCAALRPDDLITSTHRGHGHVLAKGVNPARMFAELMGRESGLNKGRGGSMHAADFGLGILGANAIVGAAGSIATGAAWAHRRRGRDVVAVSFFGDGAMNEGMLLEAFNLAALWHVPVLFVCENNGYATTMPVAGAVAGSITGRARAFGIPAFTIDGQDPEKVLAATTAAVQRARAGKGPTFLECLTHRLDAHHTFEHRARLSYRSAEELSAGWSRDPVEIQGARLAAEDRAAVDAEVEALLDAAAGIALGSAHPDPAAALEYLYASPEVMR
- a CDS encoding alpha-ketoacid dehydrogenase subunit beta — translated: MPKLSYLKALNRALGDEMAADSDVFVLGEDIRVAASNLTAGLFDRFGPERVLDTPLSEQAFTNFATGAALAGMRPVIEFQIPSLLFLVFEQIANQAHKFSLMTGGQCKVPVTYVVPGSGSRTGWAGQHSDHPYSLFAHVGVKTVVPATPADAYGLLLSAIRDDDPVVVFAPSGALGVREDVDFSTLAPVPLGVGRIARSGSDVTVVALGHLVQDALAVADELAGEGVSVEVFDPRTVYPLDVEGLAASVARTRRLVVIDDSNRTSGFGAEVLAVAAERFDLAAPPRRVTRPDGAVLPFALALDRAVQPGRDQLLAAVRGVLTSGGHR
- a CDS encoding methyltransferase, encoding MTDPLGPAELAAMADLIPPMALRAAATLRLADLLAAGPIELSALADKAGADEQALSRLMRYLVARGIFSGTATGYELGESGKWLLDDAPGGLRRWLDLDGFGGHMDRAFFELLGTVKAGGPVAAGNKTSLDPKAAGSYDELMEIRAVQEAPLLAAALDWSAYGHVVDVGGGTGAQLVGLLEALPHLRGTLVDLPVSAPAALERFRAKQLTERTDVLAGDLFELELPSADVFVFRYLLHSFEDEAATDALRQAARALKPGGCVLVVESAETSPIAFASMDLLMLVLGHGRERTLAEYDELATAAGLTRSAIHQPAVGPRVLEYR
- a CDS encoding MFS transporter, which translates into the protein MPEKVRGKRLGLYALLTADVFSTFGSRFSLVAIPWLVLISTGSAAKMGLVAASEMIPYLLTSVLAAPIADRFGMRRTSVCCDLGSAVAMGLVAAIGQLGFVQLCLLIGVSGGLRGVSDRTKHVLLRPTTAESGIPMLRVTSAYEAMNRTSGLIGGPLAGVLVATIGPHHTIWLDAGTYAVAALLVGLLVNPAAEPETATPAKEPYWRALTGGFAFLRSDRILLGMLGMLFMVNFFQYANGVVLLPLWVREEFGSATGLGWIMGVFAAGSLAGNLLFTIFATKIPQMLSFFVGAAIGGAPKILVLGLTGNLTVVLVVTFFAGLGMAGVNPVVGAVLYERIPVELQTRVFGVVGAVAVAGIPLGSALTGAAVAGIGLQATILVSALVLLAATVIPLARHLRGAAQKPEQTPVAQSTGESG
- a CDS encoding cytochrome P450; protein product: MTEITGDAERIVAALAAGGGQLDPYPLYAELHELGQASALTSGKLPYAAAAYGYRAVDQIMRDATFEVHDALRLEPMSPTWREHPVLVTLMNSMMFSNGDRHGRMRALFRKVFTPRRVQEMEPDVIAIAAELLDRIELLGAGGAEVDYMAEFAYLLPARVVGRLLGLPDDDISWFRAQVDVINDWLDFRRKGPEVLAAADQAAADITTYYLDLIAQRRAKPEGDLISDLTRAVADGTHQVTDLELVGNLLVLFNASFSTTIHLFGNALPLLLGSSDGRAQLLKDPAAYVEEVLRYDTPAHVFIRLASRDTEFLGVPLKEGQLVAVLTGAANRDPRRFAEPDRFDPDRPDNQPISFGAGAHYCLGAALARTEAQLALPMVVERFPQLALGSEPVRTDQFILRGYKSLPVTVSSLVTAGGSADASG
- a CDS encoding SDR family NAD(P)-dependent oxidoreductase, with the protein product MADNDAILISGASGCIGSTLARLLYADGRALVLFGRNREALDKLAVELPGSQVLTGDIGHADTLAGTLTFPDRLAGVVHAAGICEGRPFEDSDPAIIREHLEVNLVGPSELTRLALPALRAGRGTVVLVNSLVGLYPWPGWIGYTMSKYGLKAFAETLRLEEFDKGVRVSSIFASRVATPLQAKVHAQEGKEYQPDEWVQPETMARTIRNVLDMPRDAELKDITLMHQHYPRP
- a CDS encoding CatB-related O-acetyltransferase, with translation MLYPFGPEKLIIGKYCPIAAKATFLLSSANHPLVGVTAYPFFIFGGEWAERTLEPALGAPRKGDTVVGNDVWIGYGVTVMPGVTIGDGAIIATGAVVTTDVPPYCVVGGNPARVIKQRYPEEDVARLLRAAWWDWPVELVTEHAHTIFTGTPREVEEIALKAGLVEEE